In one Natronosalvus amylolyticus genomic region, the following are encoded:
- a CDS encoding DR2241 family protein has translation MAEHESSPLAQATRDAFLETVETTDSDAESPRIDFDGLLVEVDDGAYVLETPEGVHRGLALEDLERSLETVAPYVSNWYFWSHIVGGEGTARRAFLRWCEGTSSADDEAVPARYANLEDGIVRQWGQLQLTTRLDADGQGRGARQYEIRHVDDAAVDLEALETHRDPYDAREIVTEDADGRYRPLKTAPTLVGGWVFEGLSSADFVETVRTVYPATVENWHREQHDELDVDHWLEAAERQTGIYDVVDELPREALEWVTEACCVDSQCLKRREWHYTEDDHLEVDGGDGTFPCREPCSLVIAAARKWAILESEEEKTWHLELTTSELNQLAEIVDAVADDRTDQIREADVYDGANRYRARYLRAKRMDEGSLRAESHEE, from the coding sequence GTGGCCGAACACGAATCGTCTCCGCTCGCTCAGGCGACTCGAGACGCCTTCCTCGAGACCGTGGAGACGACCGATTCGGATGCCGAGTCGCCGCGTATCGACTTCGATGGTCTGCTCGTCGAGGTCGACGATGGTGCGTACGTCCTCGAAACGCCCGAGGGAGTCCACCGTGGACTCGCACTCGAGGATCTCGAACGGAGCCTCGAGACCGTCGCGCCGTACGTCTCGAACTGGTACTTCTGGTCGCACATCGTGGGCGGCGAGGGGACCGCACGCCGGGCCTTCCTTCGTTGGTGTGAGGGTACCTCGAGCGCAGACGATGAGGCAGTACCCGCACGGTATGCCAACCTCGAGGACGGTATCGTCCGCCAGTGGGGGCAGCTACAGTTGACGACCCGTCTCGACGCCGACGGACAAGGGAGAGGAGCGCGACAATACGAAATCCGCCACGTCGACGACGCGGCTGTCGACCTCGAGGCGCTCGAGACCCATAGGGACCCGTACGACGCACGCGAGATCGTGACCGAAGACGCCGATGGACGATATCGCCCGCTGAAAACCGCGCCTACACTCGTGGGCGGCTGGGTCTTCGAGGGCCTTTCGAGTGCGGACTTCGTCGAAACGGTGCGGACTGTCTACCCCGCGACGGTCGAAAACTGGCACCGCGAGCAACACGACGAACTCGACGTCGACCACTGGCTCGAGGCCGCCGAACGCCAGACGGGTATTTACGACGTCGTCGACGAACTCCCGCGCGAGGCCCTCGAGTGGGTGACCGAAGCCTGCTGTGTCGACTCACAGTGTCTGAAACGGCGTGAGTGGCACTACACCGAAGACGACCACCTCGAGGTCGACGGCGGCGACGGCACCTTCCCCTGCCGGGAACCCTGCTCGCTGGTCATCGCGGCCGCCCGCAAGTGGGCGATTCTCGAGTCAGAGGAGGAAAAGACCTGGCACCTCGAGTTGACGACCAGCGAACTGAATCAACTGGCCGAAATCGTCGACGCCGTCGCCGACGACCGGACGGACCAGATCCGCGAAGCGGACGTCTACGATGGCGCGAATCGCTATCGTGCGCGGTATCTCCGTGCCAAACGGATGGATGAGGGCTCGTTGCGAGCCGAGTCACACGAGGAGTAA
- a CDS encoding acyl-CoA thioesterase has product MDDSNFSVDVQVRYQDLDTLQHVNNAVYVTYFEMARTSYLDAILDIPVDSFAFVVASLSIDFERPVTMGDDVVASVAVTELGTSSWTMAYEIRANDEVAATGETTLVFVDPETKRPTEIPAEVRAAIVAYEGLEE; this is encoded by the coding sequence ATGGACGACAGTAATTTTAGCGTCGATGTTCAGGTCCGATATCAGGACCTCGACACCCTTCAGCACGTCAACAACGCCGTCTACGTCACCTACTTCGAAATGGCGCGCACGTCGTATCTGGATGCCATCCTCGACATCCCCGTCGATTCCTTCGCGTTCGTCGTCGCTTCGCTCTCGATAGATTTCGAGCGACCGGTAACGATGGGCGACGATGTCGTCGCCTCGGTAGCCGTCACCGAACTCGGCACCTCGAGTTGGACGATGGCCTACGAAATCCGGGCAAACGACGAGGTTGCAGCTACCGGCGAAACGACGCTCGTGTTCGTCGATCCCGAGACCAAACGTCCGACGGAAATTCCCGCGGAAGTCCGAGCGGCGATTGTTGCGTACGAAGGCCTCGAGGAGTAG
- a CDS encoding CbiX/SirB N-terminal domain-containing protein, which translates to MQALVIVAHGSHLNAGSAQPTYDHADTIRETGAFDEVREGFWKEEPHFREVIRTVESDEVFVVPLFISEGYFTEQVIPRELRLENWDPDLWDSEGTDASNVTLEAADVDKTVHYCGPVGTHDAMADVIVQRAESVTGDSNVGEGFGLAVVGHGTERNENSAKAIEYHTERIRSMDRFDEVQALYMDEEPEVDDVTDHMDAEDIVVVPLFIADGFHTQEDIPEDMGLTDDYRTGWDVPGDVDGQRIWYAGAVGTEGLMADVILERAADAGADIGDALERVQEWTGGTPAAGD; encoded by the coding sequence ATGCAAGCGCTGGTCATCGTAGCACACGGCTCACACCTCAATGCGGGGTCAGCACAGCCGACGTACGACCATGCGGACACCATCCGCGAAACGGGGGCCTTCGACGAGGTTCGCGAAGGGTTCTGGAAGGAAGAGCCACACTTCCGTGAAGTGATACGAACGGTCGAATCCGACGAGGTGTTCGTCGTCCCGCTGTTCATCAGCGAGGGTTACTTCACCGAACAGGTCATCCCCAGAGAACTCCGGCTCGAGAACTGGGACCCGGACCTGTGGGACTCCGAGGGGACCGACGCGTCGAACGTGACGCTCGAGGCTGCTGACGTGGACAAGACCGTCCACTACTGTGGCCCCGTCGGCACCCACGATGCGATGGCCGACGTCATCGTCCAGCGTGCGGAGTCGGTAACGGGCGACTCGAACGTCGGCGAGGGGTTCGGACTCGCCGTCGTCGGACACGGCACCGAGCGAAACGAAAACTCCGCGAAAGCCATCGAGTACCATACCGAACGCATCCGTTCGATGGATCGTTTCGACGAGGTACAGGCGCTCTACATGGACGAAGAGCCGGAAGTCGACGACGTGACCGACCACATGGACGCCGAAGACATCGTCGTCGTCCCGCTGTTCATCGCCGATGGCTTTCACACTCAAGAAGACATCCCGGAAGACATGGGGCTGACCGACGACTACCGCACCGGCTGGGACGTCCCCGGTGACGTCGACGGCCAGCGAATCTGGTACGCGGGTGCCGTCGGCACGGAGGGGCTGATGGCCGACGTGATTCTCGAGCGAGCGGCCGACGCCGGTGCCGATATTGGCGACGCCCTCGAACGCGTACAGGAGTGGACCGGTGGCACGCCGGCGGCGGGTGACTGA
- a CDS encoding cation:proton antiporter, translating into MEPVSGLPIEDPTLIFGLATLSFLLAPLIFQRYRVPGIVGIILVGSAIGDNGLGILARGETIVILGEVGLVYLMFIAGLEINLVRFLEQRSRSLTFGLLSFAIPQGVGTLVGYVALELSLAAALLYASIFASHTLLAYPVVSRLGIVNDESITATIGGTIITDTLALVVLAVVVAGAGGDLSTAFWLELVLGLAAFFVGVWLLVPRLARWFFRTVDQRGDYEFLFVLSVLFCCSFLASLVHVEPIIGAFLAGLVLNPLIPHSGPLMNRIQFVGNALFIPFFLLSVGMLADVRAVVAGPAVVTLAASFVVLVVVTKFAAAWVTARLFEYSRPQLLSMFGLSLGQAAAALAIVLIGIREGIPGFDETMLNAVVLLILVASICSSAVVDRAGRRLARDRESIPTEGWDEPRRVMVAVAPDPQYGRQLIDLATTIRESDSSEPLYAVSVGYGEDDVGGAVAAIEDRLSSVQSYAAGADVPVDPEARIAQSTSGGITRAVRENRISTLLMEWDGRVSRPQRAFGETIDRVLARTTPLVLVSHLQQPLHTTSEVVVIVPPEVVYNDGFDEGLLTAARIASGLSAPLNVLVVGGDETAVSEHTGGLEDGAPTVTTVGGWAGLETHLEDETGTDTLVVSVSVRRGTMGWEPQLQRLPRTLSGRIDCNFIVLYLADTERTDDRRFLRFE; encoded by the coding sequence GTGGAACCCGTTTCCGGGCTACCTATCGAAGACCCGACCCTCATTTTCGGGCTGGCGACCCTCTCGTTCCTCCTTGCTCCCCTGATATTTCAGCGGTACCGGGTACCGGGAATCGTCGGTATTATCCTCGTTGGGTCGGCTATCGGCGACAACGGACTCGGCATCCTCGCTCGCGGGGAGACGATCGTTATCCTCGGGGAAGTGGGGCTGGTGTATCTCATGTTCATCGCCGGCCTCGAGATCAATCTGGTTCGGTTCCTCGAGCAACGGTCCCGGAGTCTGACCTTCGGCCTCCTTTCGTTTGCCATTCCACAGGGCGTCGGTACGCTCGTCGGGTACGTAGCCCTCGAGTTGAGTCTGGCGGCGGCGTTGCTCTATGCGTCGATTTTCGCGTCACACACCTTGCTGGCCTATCCGGTGGTGAGCCGACTCGGCATCGTGAACGACGAGAGCATCACCGCGACCATCGGCGGGACGATCATCACCGATACCCTCGCGCTCGTAGTGCTCGCGGTTGTCGTTGCGGGCGCTGGCGGTGACCTGTCGACAGCCTTCTGGCTCGAACTGGTCCTCGGATTGGCAGCGTTTTTCGTCGGCGTCTGGCTGCTGGTCCCCCGACTCGCTCGCTGGTTCTTTCGGACTGTCGATCAGCGGGGTGACTACGAGTTCCTGTTCGTCCTTTCGGTACTATTTTGCTGTTCGTTTCTCGCATCCCTCGTCCACGTCGAACCGATCATCGGGGCTTTCCTCGCTGGATTGGTGTTGAATCCGCTGATTCCCCACTCCGGACCGTTGATGAACCGGATACAGTTCGTCGGTAACGCCCTCTTTATTCCGTTTTTCTTGCTTTCGGTCGGCATGTTGGCCGACGTTCGCGCCGTCGTCGCGGGGCCTGCGGTGGTCACGCTCGCTGCCTCGTTTGTCGTGCTCGTCGTCGTCACCAAATTCGCCGCCGCCTGGGTCACGGCACGGCTCTTCGAGTACTCGCGGCCGCAACTGCTCTCGATGTTCGGTCTCTCGCTTGGACAGGCCGCGGCCGCCCTGGCTATCGTCTTGATCGGCATTCGCGAAGGGATTCCTGGTTTCGATGAAACCATGCTCAACGCCGTCGTCCTGTTGATACTGGTCGCCAGCATCTGTAGCTCGGCTGTCGTCGACCGTGCGGGTCGGCGACTCGCTCGAGACCGTGAAAGCATCCCAACCGAGGGGTGGGACGAACCTCGGCGAGTGATGGTAGCGGTCGCTCCGGACCCGCAGTACGGCCGACAGCTGATCGACCTCGCGACCACGATTCGGGAGTCGGACTCGAGTGAGCCACTGTATGCCGTCTCCGTCGGGTACGGGGAGGACGATGTGGGAGGTGCAGTCGCAGCTATCGAGGATCGGCTCTCGTCGGTCCAGTCCTATGCGGCTGGTGCCGACGTGCCAGTCGACCCCGAAGCACGGATTGCCCAGTCGACCAGTGGGGGAATTACGCGAGCCGTTCGTGAAAATCGGATTTCCACGCTCCTCATGGAGTGGGATGGCCGTGTCTCGCGACCACAGCGGGCCTTCGGCGAGACGATAGATCGTGTCCTGGCTCGGACCACGCCGCTCGTTCTCGTCTCACACCTCCAGCAGCCATTGCACACCACGAGCGAGGTGGTCGTAATCGTGCCACCCGAAGTCGTCTACAACGATGGGTTCGACGAGGGATTGTTGACAGCGGCCAGAATCGCGTCGGGCCTTTCGGCCCCACTCAACGTATTGGTCGTTGGAGGGGACGAAACGGCCGTATCCGAGCACACCGGCGGTCTCGAGGACGGAGCGCCAACCGTCACTACGGTCGGAGGCTGGGCCGGACTCGAGACGCACCTCGAGGACGAGACCGGCACGGACACGCTCGTCGTTTCGGTTAGCGTTCGTCGCGGGACGATGGGCTGGGAACCTCAGTTACAGCGGTTGCCACGGACGCTGTCTGGCCGAATCGACTGCAACTTCATCGTCCTGTATCTCGCGGATACCGAACGAACCGACGACCGGCGATTCCTCCGGTTCGAGTGA
- a CDS encoding class I SAM-dependent methyltransferase: MTPAADPDGNDSPRGVTNEESSEDAQAFYGRWALLYDLLARRTPGIAALRKQAALACRLEPGDTVVEMGCGTGANLPYLAEQVGPDGTVIGIDFTRPVLERARRATANHGNVHVIRGDATAPPLSGPVDAVLATFVVGMLEDPAGAVDDWSELLSRDGHLVLVNAARSDGRLAPVVNAVFKSVVILSTPPTTKIRYEKDMTATLDERITTAHERLRTRSSAIAEASHAGGIVRLTGGRIP, encoded by the coding sequence ATGACGCCGGCGGCTGACCCGGACGGGAACGATAGCCCAAGGGGAGTCACCAACGAAGAATCCAGCGAGGACGCCCAGGCGTTTTACGGTCGCTGGGCCCTCCTGTACGACCTCCTTGCCAGGCGGACACCGGGCATCGCAGCCCTTCGAAAACAGGCTGCACTGGCCTGTCGACTCGAGCCGGGCGACACCGTCGTCGAGATGGGCTGTGGGACCGGAGCGAACCTCCCCTATCTGGCCGAGCAGGTTGGCCCCGACGGAACCGTCATCGGCATCGACTTTACTCGGCCCGTCCTCGAGCGGGCGAGACGCGCGACGGCGAACCACGGGAACGTCCACGTGATTCGCGGCGATGCAACGGCCCCACCGCTTTCGGGCCCGGTCGACGCAGTATTGGCAACCTTCGTGGTGGGAATGCTCGAGGATCCCGCGGGAGCCGTCGACGACTGGAGTGAGTTGCTCTCACGGGACGGACATCTCGTGCTGGTCAACGCCGCTCGAAGCGACGGGCGACTGGCGCCGGTCGTCAACGCGGTGTTCAAAAGCGTCGTCATCCTGTCGACGCCCCCAACGACTAAAATTCGCTACGAGAAGGATATGACGGCCACGCTCGACGAGCGAATTACGACCGCTCACGAGCGGCTGCGGACGCGCTCGAGTGCGATCGCCGAGGCGAGCCACGCGGGCGGTATCGTGCGGCTGACCGGCGGACGGATTCCGTAG
- a CDS encoding thiamine-phosphate synthase family protein: MKFAEEIVVEEFLPTIRSLLAGELRAEGLTQSEVADVLGISQSAVSKYAHGDVTTNDRIAQDDRVQDLVDRLSEGLSSGDMSRVQALIEIEVCIRDLESPGSVLAALHEEAVPELAEYGASFRVHDPDSTLRSSERVLSSLRRGLRILENASGFASLIPAVGSNLVACLPEAEDIDDVAGVPGRIFDVKGRTTVPSEPEFGVSEHVATVLLAARRHGATATAAANIRYDRDLLAELEERGHDLAEFDEAGDVASSVGAAIETTPGATVLYQTGGEGIEPLIYVLGSDPESVAHTVCELV; the protein is encoded by the coding sequence ATGAAATTTGCCGAAGAGATTGTCGTCGAGGAGTTCTTGCCGACGATTCGATCGCTACTGGCCGGCGAGCTCCGCGCCGAGGGGTTGACACAGAGCGAAGTCGCCGACGTGCTCGGTATCAGCCAGAGTGCCGTCTCGAAGTACGCCCACGGCGACGTCACGACGAACGACAGAATCGCCCAGGACGACCGTGTCCAGGACCTGGTCGACCGACTGAGCGAGGGGCTCTCGAGCGGCGACATGAGTCGCGTCCAGGCACTCATCGAAATCGAGGTATGTATCCGCGACCTCGAGAGCCCCGGCTCCGTCCTTGCAGCACTCCACGAGGAGGCCGTCCCGGAGTTGGCCGAGTACGGCGCGAGCTTTCGCGTCCACGACCCCGATAGCACGCTTCGCTCGAGCGAGCGCGTCCTATCGTCGCTCCGACGCGGTCTCCGCATCCTCGAGAACGCGAGCGGATTCGCGAGCCTGATTCCGGCCGTCGGTTCGAACCTGGTCGCCTGTTTGCCAGAAGCGGAGGACATCGACGACGTTGCCGGCGTTCCGGGCCGAATTTTCGACGTCAAAGGCCGGACCACGGTCCCCAGCGAACCGGAGTTCGGCGTATCCGAACACGTCGCGACCGTCCTGCTCGCCGCCCGTCGCCACGGTGCTACGGCGACGGCTGCCGCAAACATTCGCTACGATAGGGACTTACTGGCCGAACTCGAGGAACGTGGACACGACCTCGCGGAGTTCGACGAAGCCGGCGACGTCGCCTCGAGCGTCGGTGCCGCTATCGAAACGACGCCTGGGGCAACCGTCCTCTACCAGACGGGTGGTGAGGGTATCGAACCGCTCATCTACGTGCTGGGCTCGGATCCGGAGTCGGTCGCCCACACCGTCTGCGAGCTGGTTTGA